The following coding sequences are from one Capsicum annuum cultivar UCD-10X-F1 chromosome 3, UCD10Xv1.1, whole genome shotgun sequence window:
- the LOC107863686 gene encoding regulator of MON1-CCZ1 complex: MSAQASSSQSSGFGSSGALSHVFMQYPPLRCKIPGARNVFYDDGTKQLIVPTSDQVFCWKTTPFNPNVTPSSDLIGEGPILSIRYSLNLKLLAVQRSPHEVQIQNRESGDTFTQKCRSESERILGFFWTDSPTCDIVFVKTSGLELFLCSSGIRSLQLAETKKLNVSWYVYTHESRLVLLASGMQCKSLTGYQISSVGIVRLPRFDMAMAKSEANRKPVLAAEDIYIITVYGRIYCLQLDKIAMQLHCYRFYRDAVIQQGSFPVYSNKIAVSVVDNVLLVHQVDAKVVIIYDIFADSQGPVSAPLPLLVRGFSRSNAAASQLMGQNVEGQEGKDSNHGETVIYGDEWVFLVPDLICDIANGVLWKIHLDLEAISSSSSEVQAILEFLQRRKLEANKAKLLCLAMTRTIILERRPVPMVARAIDVLVNSFSLSIKTGKHQAGSKVERSSTTSGSSVDGAIGKSISQVETFEKSPIQESGSGMHDKSIVKSSSFTSDSEDNVSFAENRGKSKNVDLSSSEQNGGNLVGTDLSVSEAQPSVVRPKDPGPGSTPLRIDEQQESLITSAAISPDDLCCFVFASVEEEMAGDASYLVAIIVEFLRSANLERLKVPSNIYVLMIQLLARNENYAELGLFITTKIIEPSKEVAMQLLASGRQNFQTKKLSLDMLRELALHHDYVLLLVQDGYYLEALRYARKTEVNTVQPSLFLEAAYASNDSHHLAAVLRFFSDFIPGFKSTTEHQTYGRCLAEMNTVVTA; the protein is encoded by the exons ATGTCAGCACAAGCATCTTCTTCTCAGTCTTCTGGTTTTGGTAGTTCTGGTGCTCTCTCACATGTGTTTATGCAGTATCCACCTTTAAGATGCAAAATCCCAGGAGCAAGAAATGTTTTCTATGATGATGGTACGAAACAGCTTATTGTACCCACATCTGATCAG GTGTTCTGTTGGAAAACAACTCCATTCAATCCAAATGTGACACCATCCTCTGATTTAATAGGCGAAGGTCCAATTTTGTCCATTCGATATTccttaaatttaaaacttttggCTGTACAACGATCCCCTCATGAGGTTCAAATCCAGAACAGAGAGAGTGGGGATACTTTTACTCAGAAGTGCAGGTCTGAGTCAGAAAGGATTCTTGGATTCTTTTGGACAGATTCGCCGACATGTGATATTGTCTTTGTGAAGACCAG TGGACTGGAGTTATTCTTGTGCAGTTCTGGAATAAGATCACTTCAGTTGGCAGAAACTAAGAAACTGAATGTGAGCTGGTATGTCTATACACATGAAAGTAGATTGGTGCTTCTTGCCTCCGGAATGCAGTGCAAGAGCCTTACAGGATATCAG aTTTCATCCGTAGGAATAGTCCGATTGCCAAGGTTTGACATGGCAATGGCAAAATCTGAGGCAAATAGAAAGCCTGTCCTTGCCGCAGAAGACATTTATATCATCACAGT TTATGGTAGAATTTACTGCCTGCAACTTGATAAAATAGCAATGCAGCTCCATTGTTACAGATTTTATCGGGATGCTGTGATACAGCAG GGTTCTTTTCCAGTTTATTCCAACAAGATAGCTGTCAGTGTAGTCGACAATGTACTGCTTGTTCACCAAGTGGATGCGAAGGTGGttattatatatgatatatttgcAGATTCTCAAGGGCCTGTATCTGCTCCACTTCCATtattagttagaggtttttctaGATCAAATGCTGCAGCTTCTCAATTGATGGGACAAAATGTTGAAGGGCAGGAGGGAAAGGACTCAAATCATGGTGAAACAGTCATATATGGAGATGAGTGGGTCTTCCTTGTTCCAGACCTTATATGTGATATTGCCAATGGAGTTTTGTGGAAGATCCATTTAGATCTGGAG GCCATTTCTTCTAGCAGCTCAGAAGTGCAAGCAATCCTCGAATTTTTGCAGAGGAGGAAATTAGAAGCAAACAAG GCTAAACTGTTGTGTTTGGCGATGACTCGGACGATTATTCTCGAACGACGACCTGTGCCCATGGTCGCAAGGGCCATAGATGTCTTAGTCAACTCTTTCTCTCTTTCAATAAAAACCGGAAAGCATCAAGCGGGATCAAAAGTGGAGAGAAGTTCAACAACCAGTGGTTCTAGTGTTGATGGTGCTATTGGCAAATCCATCAGTCAAGTAGAAACATTTGAAAAGTCACCAATACAAGAAAGTGGTAGTGGCATGCACGACAAGTCTATTGTCAAATCCTCTTCCTTTACGTCAGATTCTGAGGACAATGTTAGCTTTGCAGAAAATAGGGGCAAATCTAAAAATGTAGATTTATCTAGTAGCGAACAAAATGGAGGCAACTTGGTGGGGACAGATTTATCTGTTTCTGAAGCTCAGCCTTCTGTTGTACGACCTAAAGATCCTGGACCAGGTAGCACTCCCCTAAGGATTGATGAACAGCAGGAGTCTCTAATAACTTCTGCAGCAATATCCCCCGATGATCTGTGCTGCTTTGTGTTTGCTTCTGTAGAGGAAGAAATGGCTGGGGATGCTTCTTACTTGGTTGCAATCATTGTTGAGTTCCTACGCAG TGCTAACCTGGAAAGGTTGAAAGTGCCTTCGAATATTTATGTATTGATGATACAACTGCTAGCACGGAATGAAAATTATGCAGAACTTGGATTGTTCATCACGACTAAG ATAATTGAGCCCTCAAAAGAAGTTGCCATGCAACTATTAGCATCAGGCAGGCagaattttcaaacaaagaaGTTGAGCCTAGATATGCTCAGAGAACTCGCATTGCACCATGACTATGTCTTGCTACTTGTTCAAGATGGATATTATCTTGAAGCTTTACGTTATGCCCGGAAAACTGAG GTGAATACAGTTCAGCCTTCATTGTTTCTTGAGGCAGCTTATGCTTCTAATGACTCACACCATCTGGCTGCAGTTCTAAGATTTTTCTCAGACTTCATTCCTGGGTTCAAAAGCACTACTGAACACCAAACTTATGGCCGTTGTCTTGCCGAGATGAATACCGTGGTTACTGCTTGA